A genome region from Ctenopharyngodon idella isolate HZGC_01 chromosome 5, HZGC01, whole genome shotgun sequence includes the following:
- the mfsd10 gene encoding major facilitator superfamily domain-containing protein 10, protein MAGDKTASEDVYSSRVIRVVFLALLLDLLGFTLILPLFPSILDHYSQTGDGVYQSLQSIVDWFRGAVGVPMETKYNSVLFGGLIGSLYSLLQFLSSPITGALSDDYGRKPLLLLTTVGLIVSYILWAISHSFTVFLLSRVVGGICKGNVSLCTAVVADLPCPKARNKGMAMIGVAFSLGFTFGPLMGAYFALRLKDAEVFYQGPAMLAVLFSLADLLFIFLMLPETLQKGASESSGIQQSGDLLHPVALFSFTAVTRTENPPSEQKMQNLKVLGLVYFAYLFLFSGLEFTLSFLTHQRFQFSSMQQGKMFFFIGITMAVIQGGYARRIKPGHQIQTVRVAIMSLIPAFLLIGIAWNLTLLYSGLFLYSFAAAIVVPCLSTQVSEHGSASQKGTVMGILRSLGALARALGPIVASSVYWLAGAELCFILSSVFFIVPLILLSQLKRQKEE, encoded by the exons ATGGCAGGTGACAAAACTGCATCTGAGGATGTTTACTCCTCCAGAGTCATCAGGGTGGTTTTCTTGGCACTGCTGCTTGACTTGCTGGGTTTCACATTAATACTTCCCCTGTTCCCTTCCATCTTGGACCACTACAGTCAAACTGGG GACGGTGTTTATCAGTCATTACAGAGCATAGTGGACTGGTTCAGAGGGGCAGTTGGAGTTCCTATGGAAACAAAATATAACAGTGTTCTTTTTGGAG GTCTGATAGGCTCACTTTACTCTTTGCTACAATTTCTGTCATCACCCATTACTGGGGCTCTTTCAGATGATTATGGAAGAAAACCACTGCTCCTGTTAACAACC gtaggtctcaTAGTGTCCTACATTCTGTGGGCTATTTCtcacagttttacagtttttctgctGTCTCGAGTGGTGGGAGGCATTTGTAAAGGTAATGTCAGCTTGTGCACTGCTGTTGTGGCGGACCTGCCTTGCCCTAAAGCAAGAAACAAGGGAATG GCAATGATTGGTGTTGCTTTCTCTTTGGGATTCACATTTGGTCCATTAATGGGAGCATACTTTGCTCTGAGACTCAAAGACGCTGAGGTGTTTTATCAAGGCCCTGCCATGCTGGCTGTCCTTTTTTCTTTAGCGGAcctactttttattttcttgaTGCTGCCAGAGACTTTACAAAAG GGGGCATCAGAATCTTCAGGTATTCAACAATCAGGAGATCTTCTTCACCCTGTTgcacttttcagttttactgcGGTCACAAGAACAGAGAATCCACCATCTGAACAAA AAATGCAAAATCTTAAGGTGCTTGGACTGGTTTACTTCGCCTATCTATTTCTCTTCTCTGGGTTGGAATTCACCTTGAGTTTTCTGACACATCAGCGCTTCCAGTTTTCCAG CATGCAGCAGGGGAAGATGTTCTTTTTCATCGGCATTACCATGGCAGTGATCCAGGGCGGATATGCCCGCAGGATCAAACCAGGTCATCAGATCCAGACTGTTCGCGTG GCAATTATGTCACTTATACCAGCCTTCTTGCTCATTGGAATAGCATGGAATTTGACACTACTCTATTCAGGCTTATTTTTGTACTCTTTTG ctgCTGCTATAGTTGTTCCATGCCTTTCAACACAAGTGTCTGAACatg GCTCAGCCAGTCAGAAGGGAACAGTAATGGGAATCCTTCGGAGTCTTGGAGCTTTAGCTCGAGCACTAGGCCCTATTGTGGCTTCttcag tgtactgGTTGGCTGGAGCAGAATTATGTTTTATACTCAGTTCAGTGTTCTTTATAGTCCCTCTGATTTTACTGAGCCAGTTGAAGAGACAGAAGGAGGAGTAA